The following proteins are co-located in the Pyrococcus abyssi GE5 genome:
- a CDS encoding UPF0146 family protein, translated as MIEVAEFIAREVKKGKVIEVGIGFYTRIAKRLKELGFDVLAIDINKDAVVNAKNSGLNAEVDDIFNPNISLYMGAKAIYSIRPTPEMMNYILKISKAVKVPAYIVPLTGDPVPQGMKLITYRGIPIYKWEP; from the coding sequence ATGATCGAAGTTGCCGAGTTTATAGCGAGAGAAGTTAAAAAGGGCAAGGTCATTGAAGTAGGGATAGGATTTTACACTAGGATAGCTAAGAGGTTAAAGGAGCTTGGCTTTGATGTTCTCGCTATTGATATAAACAAAGATGCCGTGGTTAATGCTAAGAATTCAGGATTAAACGCGGAAGTTGATGATATCTTTAATCCCAACATTTCCCTATATATGGGAGCTAAGGCGATATATTCCATTAGACCAACGCCTGAAATGATGAACTACATACTAAAAATTTCTAAAGCCGTAAAGGTTCCAGCTTATATAGTTCCCCTAACCGGCGACCCAGTGCCTCAGGGGATGAAGTTAATTACCTATAGGGGAATACCAATATACAAGTGGGAGCCATGA
- a CDS encoding PRC-barrel domain-containing protein has protein sequence MVMELSKLYGKLIYNTKGKYVGKVDEVVIDIKEREGRVLILALPGERVGVPYEKVVAVGDIILVQASEKK, from the coding sequence ATGGTAATGGAGCTTTCAAAGCTTTATGGAAAGCTGATATACAACACCAAGGGGAAGTACGTTGGGAAGGTGGACGAGGTAGTCATCGACATAAAAGAGAGGGAAGGTAGAGTGCTTATTCTTGCCCTGCCTGGAGAAAGGGTTGGGGTTCCCTATGAGAAGGTTGTTGCAGTTGGGGATATAATTCTGGTCCAAGCCTCCGAGAAGAAATGA
- a CDS encoding DEAD/DEAH box helicase, with the protein MVVFRIPRGSAKVKVERADPKVYFQIYNLLSFRKDFGRWDKAESLYDPYTNTFPVGLLPRVKKFLNSKGYRVKVKDERVIDGVKINSTWNENYKLRKYQKKAVKLAIKEKMGVLALPVGSGKTVVGLRIIHEIGRSALIIVHTKELLYQWADKVKEILGIEPGIIGDNKWSEGDITVAMIQTLLSRGTDKLQNKYAIVMFDECHRTSAAEKFYEVGISLPQVYRFGLSATPWRRLRGEEMKIEGVVGPIIYEVKAEDLINEGFLAKPKFEVIEYNSKMPALADKYKELYEEAIMENEERNKAIVEKAIELANQGHRVLIDVKRIDHGEILVKMLKERGVNAEFLSSQSPNRWEILEKFKNGEIPVLVSTLLKEGVDIPEISAIILAGGGKSDVMTIQTIGRALRPKAGGEAVIVDVKDSDPLLFTHFIERQKALKQYYGKYYNLRL; encoded by the coding sequence ATGGTAGTGTTTAGGATTCCAAGGGGTAGCGCAAAGGTTAAAGTTGAGAGGGCTGACCCTAAAGTGTATTTCCAGATATACAATTTACTGTCATTCAGGAAGGATTTTGGAAGGTGGGATAAAGCTGAGAGCCTCTATGACCCTTATACGAACACTTTTCCAGTGGGTTTGTTGCCGAGGGTGAAGAAATTTCTCAATTCGAAAGGCTACAGGGTTAAAGTTAAGGACGAGAGGGTCATAGATGGCGTCAAGATTAATTCGACGTGGAACGAGAATTATAAGCTTAGGAAGTATCAGAAAAAGGCCGTAAAGCTTGCGATAAAGGAAAAAATGGGTGTGCTGGCTTTACCGGTAGGAAGCGGTAAAACTGTTGTGGGATTGAGAATAATCCATGAAATTGGGAGGAGCGCTCTCATAATAGTTCACACTAAGGAACTCTTGTACCAATGGGCCGACAAAGTGAAGGAAATCCTGGGTATTGAGCCTGGAATAATCGGGGACAATAAGTGGAGTGAAGGAGATATAACGGTTGCCATGATTCAAACCCTCCTTTCTAGAGGAACGGACAAGCTTCAAAATAAGTATGCCATTGTAATGTTCGATGAGTGCCATAGGACATCTGCCGCCGAGAAGTTCTATGAGGTTGGTATAAGCCTGCCTCAAGTATATAGGTTTGGTCTCTCCGCAACCCCGTGGAGGAGACTTAGGGGGGAGGAAATGAAAATAGAAGGGGTTGTGGGTCCGATAATATACGAGGTTAAGGCTGAGGACTTGATAAATGAAGGATTCTTGGCCAAGCCGAAGTTCGAGGTAATTGAATACAACTCGAAAATGCCTGCCCTCGCGGATAAGTACAAGGAGTTGTATGAAGAGGCGATAATGGAGAACGAAGAAAGGAATAAGGCGATAGTTGAAAAGGCAATAGAGCTTGCCAACCAGGGACATAGAGTTCTCATAGACGTCAAAAGGATAGACCACGGTGAGATCCTGGTTAAGATGTTAAAAGAAAGGGGAGTCAATGCAGAGTTCTTAAGCTCTCAGAGTCCGAATAGGTGGGAAATATTAGAGAAGTTTAAGAACGGTGAAATACCGGTTCTCGTTTCCACTTTACTCAAAGAAGGTGTCGATATACCAGAGATATCGGCAATAATTCTTGCGGGAGGAGGAAAGAGTGATGTAATGACGATCCAAACTATAGGTAGAGCATTGAGACCAAAGGCTGGAGGAGAGGCTGTTATAGTTGACGTTAAAGATAGCGACCCTCTGCTCTTCACGCACTTCATAGAAAGACAAAAAGCCCTGAAGCAATACTATGGGAAGTACTACAACTTAAGGCTTTAG
- the speE gene encoding polyamine aminopropyltransferase, with protein MPMEFIEWYPRGYGVAFKVKEKIFEGHSKFQKIEVYETEGFGRLLALDGTVQLVTEGEESYHESLVHPVMLAHPNPRRVLVIGGGDGGTIREVLRHEEVEEAIMVEIDEEVIEVAIKFIGIDGGLLDKMMKGECKRAKLIIGDGVEFIKENSGFDVVIVDSTDPVGPAKMLFSREFYERAYEALNDPGIYVTQAGSVYLFTDELVTAYENMSRVFDKVYAYSFPVIGYASPWAFLVGIKGDLDFRKIDLERAKKLNLKYYDPENHETIFQMPRYVREMLKP; from the coding sequence ATCCCTATGGAATTCATAGAGTGGTATCCTAGAGGATATGGCGTCGCATTTAAGGTTAAGGAGAAAATATTCGAAGGGCATTCTAAGTTTCAAAAAATTGAGGTTTATGAGACCGAAGGGTTTGGAAGGTTGCTAGCCCTAGATGGGACGGTTCAGCTTGTTACCGAGGGAGAAGAGAGTTACCACGAGTCCCTTGTGCATCCAGTTATGTTGGCCCACCCCAATCCCAGGAGGGTATTAGTGATAGGGGGAGGAGACGGCGGAACTATCAGGGAAGTTCTAAGACATGAAGAAGTTGAAGAGGCCATAATGGTTGAGATTGACGAGGAAGTCATCGAGGTTGCCATAAAATTCATTGGAATAGACGGGGGATTATTGGATAAAATGATGAAAGGTGAATGTAAGAGGGCCAAACTAATAATTGGGGATGGAGTTGAATTCATTAAGGAAAATTCAGGCTTTGACGTTGTGATAGTTGACTCCACCGACCCAGTAGGACCTGCAAAGATGCTTTTCAGTAGGGAATTCTACGAGAGGGCATATGAAGCATTAAACGATCCAGGAATCTACGTGACCCAAGCAGGTAGCGTCTACCTATTTACGGATGAGCTTGTAACCGCATACGAGAACATGAGCAGGGTCTTCGACAAGGTCTATGCATACTCGTTCCCCGTTATAGGATACGCCTCTCCCTGGGCCTTCTTAGTTGGTATTAAAGGAGACTTAGACTTTAGAAAGATTGACCTAGAGAGGGCCAAGAAACTTAACCTCAAGTATTATGACCCAGAGAATCACGAAACGATATTCCAAATGCCGAGGTACGTAAGGGAGATGCTAAAGCCTTAA
- a CDS encoding ATP-binding protein produces the protein MESTRRIYASPSYEVYGLSKNPFIELASEGIEDIESIHVYQEVDMKISSLVSDVIGNRSSLTLSIVGPLGMGKTQRLKSIARVIEEKGGKVIYLKVDTTDILKITRDIFSSLKPPKSRTNIFIENLSRKLGFITRLEKMLSSVDEYKSRDIAEMLTQELSKYPYSALLLDELENMSGASEREKILFFEMLRHFISNLPPGCIFAFACIPEAYEEYSKQFPAFFMRLHYEFKLRPMSYQEVIELVKKRLAKVRIRDTADPLYPFTEDAIKLIHELGKGNPRQILRLLNYVLTEAVKHKFDPINEYVVTTILEEPKTLDEYLARIPSEFKDLVKVIVEEFQGGPVSYIEVAKELKIPGTEAYDKLEHLVSLGFLVGDPRGNYKVPDYVRKFLEKREEE, from the coding sequence ATGGAGAGCACGCGACGGATATATGCTTCTCCCTCATACGAGGTTTATGGCCTTTCTAAGAATCCATTCATAGAGCTTGCAAGTGAGGGTATCGAGGATATAGAGTCGATTCACGTTTATCAAGAGGTTGATATGAAGATATCATCCCTTGTTTCAGACGTTATAGGTAATAGGAGTTCGCTTACGCTTTCTATAGTAGGGCCCTTGGGAATGGGGAAAACTCAAAGGCTCAAGAGCATAGCGAGAGTTATAGAGGAGAAGGGGGGCAAGGTTATCTACCTAAAGGTCGACACAACGGATATCTTGAAAATAACTAGGGATATATTCAGCTCGCTAAAACCCCCTAAGAGTAGAACGAACATTTTCATTGAGAACCTCTCGAGGAAGTTGGGTTTCATAACCAGACTTGAAAAGATGCTATCATCGGTTGACGAATACAAAAGTAGGGATATAGCCGAGATGTTAACCCAGGAGCTTTCTAAGTATCCCTACTCGGCCCTCCTGTTGGATGAGCTCGAGAACATGAGCGGGGCAAGCGAAAGGGAGAAGATACTCTTCTTCGAGATGCTCAGGCACTTCATAAGTAATCTCCCACCGGGGTGTATATTCGCATTCGCGTGCATTCCAGAGGCTTATGAGGAGTACTCCAAACAGTTTCCAGCCTTCTTTATGAGATTGCACTATGAGTTCAAGCTCAGGCCAATGAGCTACCAAGAGGTTATTGAGCTAGTTAAGAAAAGGCTTGCAAAGGTAAGGATAAGGGATACGGCAGATCCCCTTTATCCGTTCACCGAGGATGCGATAAAGTTAATACATGAGCTTGGAAAGGGCAACCCAAGGCAGATACTAAGATTACTCAACTACGTTCTCACGGAGGCGGTTAAGCATAAGTTCGACCCAATAAACGAGTACGTAGTTACGACGATACTAGAAGAGCCAAAGACACTGGATGAATACTTAGCAAGGATTCCAAGTGAATTTAAGGATTTAGTCAAGGTTATAGTTGAGGAATTCCAGGGTGGCCCGGTTAGTTACATAGAAGTTGCCAAGGAGCTTAAGATACCAGGAACCGAGGCGTACGATAAACTCGAGCACCTAGTTAGCTTGGGATTTTTAGTGGGCGATCCCAGGGGCAATTATAAGGTTCCCGATTACGTCAGGAAGTTCTTGGAGAAGAGGGAGGAGGAATGA
- a CDS encoding metal-dependent hydrolase, with product MNYEEHVLLGLATYPLFVAFAFFLSRYLPLKLSFLALSLGYAFYVLGSDLPDIDHPDSLIHRGSKPLFSVAVGSVTALKVYPYLPYYPIVLSWVIGGVASILGWFAFTAMMPRHRGIVHSLLFAGIYGVLAFLLMRYGLSLSMEESLLVGLASFSGYTLHLIADRSVKLL from the coding sequence ATGAACTACGAGGAACACGTTTTACTTGGCCTAGCTACGTATCCCCTATTTGTGGCATTTGCATTTTTCCTCTCAAGGTACCTTCCACTTAAGCTGAGCTTTTTGGCCCTATCTTTGGGGTATGCATTCTACGTTCTAGGCAGTGATTTGCCCGATATAGATCATCCTGACTCGTTAATTCATAGGGGCTCAAAGCCATTGTTTTCAGTTGCCGTGGGAAGTGTTACAGCGCTTAAGGTTTATCCTTACCTTCCCTACTATCCCATAGTGCTCTCCTGGGTTATAGGTGGCGTTGCCTCAATATTGGGCTGGTTCGCATTTACGGCGATGATGCCAAGGCATAGGGGAATAGTGCATTCCCTGCTATTTGCCGGTATATATGGTGTTCTAGCTTTCCTATTGATGAGGTACGGACTATCTCTGTCAATGGAGGAATCGCTTTTAGTAGGTTTGGCTTCGTTTTCTGGATACACGCTTCACCTGATAGCGGATAGAAGCGTCAAGCTTCTTTGA
- a CDS encoding MarC family protein, producing MLQEILSSALLMLIMIDPSDKILLVSLLREDFHIEDVKSLIIRANIIGFLLLLIFAVAGKIILQDIFHIELDALRVAGGFVLFKIGLEALESGGMVTIKKEKNILALAAVPVATPLIAGPAAITAAITLTAEYGIVVSVTATFIAIVITAVLMLLSLYLMRGINKTALSVTIRIIGLFIMAIGAQMMISGAGGIVLSILKEA from the coding sequence ATGCTCCAGGAAATTCTAAGTTCAGCCTTGCTAATGCTGATAATGATTGATCCCAGCGATAAGATACTCCTCGTGAGTCTTCTAAGGGAAGATTTCCACATAGAGGACGTTAAAAGCTTAATAATCAGGGCAAACATAATCGGATTTCTCTTACTCCTGATATTCGCCGTTGCTGGTAAGATAATTCTCCAAGATATATTCCACATAGAGCTTGATGCCTTAAGAGTAGCTGGAGGATTCGTCCTCTTCAAGATAGGTCTTGAAGCTCTTGAAAGTGGAGGTATGGTAACGATAAAGAAGGAGAAAAACATTCTAGCCTTAGCGGCAGTTCCCGTGGCAACACCATTAATAGCTGGACCCGCGGCTATAACTGCAGCTATAACGTTAACGGCCGAATACGGAATAGTGGTGTCGGTGACGGCAACCTTCATAGCGATAGTTATTACTGCAGTCTTAATGTTACTTTCCCTGTATCTAATGAGGGGGATAAACAAGACGGCACTCAGCGTTACCATAAGGATAATAGGACTATTTATAATGGCAATTGGAGCCCAGATGATGATAAGTGGGGCTGGAGGGATAGTTTTAAGCATTCTCAAAGAAGCTTGA